GCCAGAATCCGAATACTCTGCGATACCAGGGTGCAGCGTAAGGACCATACCCCATACCGTAGCGACACCATCCAAGGCCTCTACCCGTCATTGGACCAAGCCCCATGGGTCCAGTGCCATCCAGCCTTGGCATATTACTCAC
This genomic interval from Thermotoga sp. contains the following:
- a CDS encoding DUF5320 domain-containing protein, whose translation is MPRLDGTGPMGLGPMTGRGLGWCRYGMGYGPYAAPWYRRVFGFWPGGWGRGWGRGLGLGFRFRRGWGWRGGPRGPWW